Proteins from one Triticum aestivum cultivar Chinese Spring chromosome 7A, IWGSC CS RefSeq v2.1, whole genome shotgun sequence genomic window:
- the LOC123154712 gene encoding F-box protein At5g07610-like, protein MSTPVDRARPWEDGLKSTRIRSSSPPPSGSETAAERLTDDLLVEILSRVPGRSLCRFKCVSKHWLGLINDRTYRRKFPRTLTGFFFSSTTEEQLVHPVLPFTNLSGSRSSTSLTFLPNGLNAFLLDCCNGLLLYDVSSHLGKRRYVVCNPATGEWTELPHCDHAGWVGIVHLGFDPAVSPHFYVFLLTDQLNGFGLPGVDVCSYVYSSETERWVHQEKKWYWDIDLVRVHSAAYLNGCLHFFAEVNHNTLCLAADKEAGTMIYSHVPPLNDGFMQQSQGCLYYAGFGRDDNDDHVVRLLVYVLEDYNNKEWILKHSIESSHLLGGRHDVDIEEDFC, encoded by the exons ATGTCCACACCGGTGGATCGAGCTCGCCCGTGGGAGGACGGACTCAAATCAACTCGGATCAG GTCATCCTCTCCTCCTCCCAGCGGCAGCGAGACGGCGGCCGAGAGACTCACCGACGACCTCCTCGTCGAGATACTCTCGCGCGTGCCCGGCAGGTCGCTCTGCCGCTTCAAGTGCGTCTCCAAGCACTGGCTCGGCCTCATCAACGACCGCACCTACCGCCGGAAGTTCCCCCGGACCCTGACCGGCTTCTTCTTCAGCAGCACCACGGAGGAGCAATTGGTACATCCAGTTCTTCCTTTCACCAATTTATCCGGGAGCCGCAGTAGCACCAGTCTCACCTTCCTGCCCAACGGCCTAAACGCCTTTCTTTTGGACTGCTGCAATGGCCTCCTTCTCTACgacgtatcttcccatcttggcaAGCGCCGTTACGTCGTGTGCAATCCTGCCACGGGGGAATGGACTGAGTTGCCGCATTGCGATCATGCCGGCTGGGTGGGTATTGTGCACTTAGGTTTTGATCCAGCCGTGTCCCCCCACTTCTATGTGTTTTTGTTGACGGACCAACTAAATGGATTTGGTCTCCCGGGTGTGGACGTCTGTTCATATGTCTATTCATCGGAAACCGAGAGGTGGGTTCATCAGGAGAAGAAATGGTACTGGGATATTGATCTCGTTCGTGTTCACTCAGCTGCATATCTTAATGGTTGTCTGCATTTTTTCGCCGAAGTCAATCACAATACCTTGTGTCTAGCTGCCGACAAGGAGGCGGGAACAATGATATACTCTCATGTTCCTCCTCTGAATGATGGTTTTATGCAGCAGTCACAGGGCTGCTTGTATTATGCTGGTTTTGGAAGagatgacaatgatgatcatgtagTTCGACTGCTAGTTTATGTTCTCGAAGACTATAATAATAAAGAATGGATACTGAAGCATAGCATTGAAAGTTCACATCTACTTGGAGGGCGACATGATGTAGACATTGAGGAGGACTTTTGTTGA